The sequence TGCTCCAGGGCCAGCATGAGGTCCACCAGGCCGAAGGAATCGATGACACCGCGCTCGAAGAGCGAGACGGAATCATCCGCCGGAAGGGGCGCCTGGGCCAGGTCTTGCACGGCCGCGCGAACAGTGGTGCGCACATCCATCTGAAGGACTCCTGGTTGATAGGCAATTGAAAAAGTGGGAGTTGAAAAAGGTCTGCCAAGCCTTCCCTGGAGCGATGGCGGCGGCCCCTTGGGGCCTGACCTGGGCCCATCAGAGCGTCTTCATGTCCAGCACGAAGCGGTAGCGGACATCGCCCTTCATCATGCGTTCGTAGGCCTCGTTGACCTGCTGGACGGGGATCAGCTCGATCTCGGAGACGATGCCGTGTTCGGCGCAGAAATCGAGCATCTCCTGGGTCTCTTTGATCCCGCCGATGAGCGAGCCGGATAGGGTCTTGCGGCCGAAGATGAGGGAGGTCGCGGCCACGGGCGTTGGGGCCGGCGGAACGCCCAGCAGCACCATCGCGCCTTCGAGCCGCACCATGCCCAGGTACTGGTTGTAGTCGTGGGGCGCCGAGATTGTGTCGATGATGAGATCGAAATGTCCCCTCAGCCGGGTGAAGGTGGAAGGGTCCGAGGTCAGGCCGAAGCCCTGGGCGCCCAGCTTCCGCGCGTCGGCTTCCTTGGAGGCGGAGGTGCTGAGCATCGTCACTTCGGCGCCCATGGCCGCGGCGATCTTGACGGCCATGTGGCCGAGACCGCCCAGCCCCACGACGCCCACCTTGTCGCCCCGCTTCGTTTTCCAATATCGCAGAGGCGAATAGGTGGTGATGCCCGCGCAGAGCAGGGGCGCGGCGGCGGCGAGGTCGAGCTTGGGCGAGATATGCAGCGCGAAGGCATCGTCCACCACCACGCTGCTGGAATAGCCTCCGAAGGTGGGCGTCTTGCGGTCCATCTCGGTGCCGTTGTAGGTAAAGGCCGCGCCCTTTTCGCAGAACTGCTCCAGGTTCCGCGCGCAGCTCGGGCAGGTCCGGCAGCTGTCCACCATGCAGCCCACGCCGGCCAGATCGCCAATTTTGAAATTCTTCACGTGCGCGCCCACGGCGGTGACGCGGCCCACGATCTCATGGCCCGGCACCATGGGATAGGTGGCGCCGCCCCATTCATCCCGCACCTGGTGGATGTCCGAATGGCAGATGCCGCAATAGGCGATCTCGATGCGCACGTCGTGGGGGCCCGTGGCCCGGCGTTCGAAGGTGAAGGGGGTGAGGGGCGAAGTCGGGGAAGTCGCTGCGTAGGCCTTGGTGCTCATGGGGGCTCCTGGAGTCGGGATTCCTTCGACTCTAGAGCAGAACTCCGGCGGCGGCAGCAGGCACTTTTCCGTGCGTGGCCCTGGCCGGCGGGTTCAGCGCGAAGCGGAGACCCGCTTCAGTCCCTCCCGGATGCTGAGGCCGGACAGTTCCGCGCGATGGGCGGCGATGAAGGCTTCCACAGCCTCGGGCCGGGTCTTGCTGTGCTCCCGAAGGGCCCAGCCGATGGCCTTGCGGATGAAGAAGTCCTGCTCAGGTGCGAGCCGCAGGCAGTGATCGAAAAGCTGGGCTTCGTCGGCGCGCTCCCGGTGCTTCTGATGGGCCACCAGGGCGGCGCGGCGGATCCAGAGGTGCTCGTCCTGGATCCAGCGCTCCATCACGGGTTTCATCACCGCACG comes from Holophagaceae bacterium and encodes:
- a CDS encoding acyl carrier protein, translated to MDVRTTVRAAVQDLAQAPLPADDSVSLFERGVIDSFGLVDLMLALEQAFHVDVPDSDLIPSRFETVEKIMAYFQARL
- a CDS encoding NAD(P)-dependent alcohol dehydrogenase, with the translated sequence MSTKAYAATSPTSPLTPFTFERRATGPHDVRIEIAYCGICHSDIHQVRDEWGGATYPMVPGHEIVGRVTAVGAHVKNFKIGDLAGVGCMVDSCRTCPSCARNLEQFCEKGAAFTYNGTEMDRKTPTFGGYSSSVVVDDAFALHISPKLDLAAAAPLLCAGITTYSPLRYWKTKRGDKVGVVGLGGLGHMAVKIAAAMGAEVTMLSTSASKEADARKLGAQGFGLTSDPSTFTRLRGHFDLIIDTISAPHDYNQYLGMVRLEGAMVLLGVPPAPTPVAATSLIFGRKTLSGSLIGGIKETQEMLDFCAEHGIVSEIELIPVQQVNEAYERMMKGDVRYRFVLDMKTL